In Desulfofustis limnaeus, the genomic stretch AGCGGGTCTATGACAAGGTTGCCTTCCGGATCATCGTCGAGACGGTCAAGGAATGCTACGAGGCGCTCGGCATCATCCATGCCAGTTGGGCGCCGGTGCCGGGTCGGATCAAGGACTTCATCTCCGTTCCCAAGGCCAACAACTACCAGTCGATGCACACCACCGTGGTCGGGCCTCGTGAGCATTTCATCGAAATCCAGATTCGTACCGAAGAGATGGACCGGGTGGCTCAGGAAGGCGTTGCCGCCCACTGGGCCTACAAGGAAGGACAAAAAGTCGACGATCGGGACGCCAAGCTGTTTCGGGAGCTGAAGAAGCTCGTCACCTCCCTGCAGGATGTGGAAGATTCACGGGAATTTCTTGAGAGTCTGCGCGGCGAGTTGCACGATCCCGAGGTCTTTGCCTTGACTCCCAACGGTGAGGTCAAGGAGCTGCCGGCGCGGAGCTGCCCCATTGATTTTGCCTACGCCGTCCACACCGAGGTCGGCAATCATTGTGCCGGAGCCAAGGTGAACGGCCGGCTGGTCCCGCTCAAATACGAGCTGCAGAACGGCGACATTGTCGAAATCATCACCAGCCCGAATCAGCGGCCGCGTCGTGGCTGGCTGGATATGGTCAAGACCAGCCGGGCCCGGGCCCGGATCAGGTCCTGGTTGCGCCGTGAAGAAAACGAGAAGGCGCTGGCGCTTGGCCGTGAGCTATGTGAGCGCGAGCTGAAAAAGCATGACATGACCTTGAAGCGGATGGTCAAGAGCGGCCACATCAAACTGCTGCTCAAAACCTTGCGTTGCAACAGCCTGGACGACATGCTGATCAAGGTCGGTAGCGGGGCGATCACTATCCAGTCCTTGATAAAGGCGCTCAATCCGCCGGAAATGCGCCAGGAAGCGGAAGCCGCCGTCGAGCAGATGACTCCGGAAGAGCTGGCCGCTTCCATGGTGACGCAGCAACGGGGCATCGTCAAGGGTGGGTCTGCCATCTGCATCGACGGTATCGACGATCTGCTGGCCAAAGTCAGCCAGTGCTGTAACCCGGTACCGGGTGATCCGATTGTCGGGTTTATCACCACCGGCCGGGGGGTTTCGGTACATAAATCCGATTGCCCGAACTTGCTTAGTTCCGATCCCAAACGGTGGATCCAGGTTTATTGGAACAATCCGGAGAGCCAGCATTTCCGTGCTGAGATCCAGGTGATTACCGAGAACACCAAGGGCATCTTTGTCGATATCAGTTCGGCGGTTGGCTCGGATCAGGCCACCATCGTCGAGATAGCGGCACACAAGACCCCGGCCGATACCGTTGAATTTTCCATCGCCTTGGAAATCAGGGATCTGGAGCACCTGCAGCTGCTGCTGAAACATCTGCGGCAGATGGATACGGTAATCTCGGCACGGCGAGTCTAGTCCGGCGATACCGGCCTGCGGATGAGGTCGAAACCATGGTGGAGTGTGCGGTCTGTGGTAACGAGAGTGACGGGGATACGGTGGCCTGTCCGTTCTGCGGCGCAGATCTGCAGTCGATTGGCGCCGAGAAACGAACGCCGCAGGTGGTGCAACGGACCGTCAACCTGAAGCAGGGTCGGCCGTTGGTCGATACGGCGGTCAAGCGGATGACCAATGAGCTGGCCCAGGCAACGGCACAAAACGTCAAGGTGCTCATCCTGATCCACGGCTACGGTTCCTCCGGAAAGGGCGGCAAAATCCGTGAAGAGTGCCGCAAGATCCTGGAAGATTGGCTCCGGCAGCGGCGGCTGCGTCAGGTTATCCCCGGAGAGCAGTTCCAGCGTCGTCATGGTCCCGGCAAGGCGTTGCTACGCCGGTTTCCGCACGTGGAGACGGAGTGCCCTACTGTGTTCAATAACCCGGGGGTAACCGTTGCCGTTCTCTAAATGGAGTGGAGTGTTTTTGTCCCGGTTGCTTTCTCGATCAACGCCTGCAACCGTGATTCTCTTGGCCCCCGAACCCTCATCGAGGGCTGCAACCCGCGCAGGCATGACCTGCATCTTTCAGGAGTCGTTATGAAAAAACTTATCACAAGTCTGGCCTGTGGCCTGCTTCTGGTGCCGATTGCCTTTACCGGTAGTGTGGTCGCAGCCGACGATCAGCCGCTGCAGACCCAGAAAGACAAGATCAGCTACAGCATGGGTCTCGATCTGGGCAACTACCTTAACGGGCTCGGCGACAAGATTGATCTCCAAGTGCTGCAACAGGGCCTGGAAGACGGTTATCACCAAGCCGAGCCGAAGATGAGCCAAGAGGAGATCGCCGCTGCTCAGCAGGAGTTCGCTACCATCATGAAGGCGGAACAGGAGGCGAATCTGGCGCAGATTAAAGAGAAGAACGCCGCCGCCGGTCAGGCCTTTCTCGATGAGAATAAAAAGAACAACGAGGTCACGGTTACCGAGAGCGGTCTTCAGTACCAGGTAATCAAAGCCGGTGAAGGCGATAAACCGCAGGCGACCGATAAAGTGAAGGTCGATTATGTCGGCACGCTCATCGACGGCACCGAGTTTGACAGTTCGGTCAAGCGGGGCGAACCGGCGGTCTTCACGGTCAATCAGGTGATCCCGGGCTGGAGCGAAATCCTGCAATTGATGACTGTTGGTTCCAAATACCGGGTAGTCATCCCCGCCGATCTGGCCTACGGTGAACGGGGAGCAGCCCCGGTCATCGAGCCCAATTCGGTGCTCATCTTCGATATCGAGTTACTCGGCATCGAACAGCCGTAACCCCGTCCCGTAGGCACTGCCCGGCTTCTCAGGGGCTGGCGGTGATGTTTGCTGCTCGGATATCCAGGTGTTCGGCCTCGCCGAGCACCTGGTGGGCCATGGCGATATGGCCGATGTCCCGCCAGTCGCGGTGCAGGAGAGCTGTTCCGAAACTATCGAGGGCCACCGGGTCGTAACCTGCGGCCAGTTTGCTCACCGGCGGTTGACAGGTTGGTCCCCAGAGATGGGCTCGGGCCATGCCGACCGAGGCATCGAGGATGGAAAAATCGGGCGTGCGATATCGGTTTAGGTCGAATACTGCCTGCTGAATCCGCCGATGAAAAGCCGATTTTCCCCAGCCACCCTCCTGGTAGCGGCTCGGCGGCGCGCAGCCCATCATGTTCTTCATGGTCAGGGTGACGCCCGACAGGGAATGGGCTTTCAGGACCGGGACCGAGATCAGAAATGTTTCGAGCACCATCCGGGGCAGGTACATGTCCGGCCAGCGGCTGCATTCCGGGTTACTCATCCGGATGCACGGTTCCCGGTTCAGGTCCACGAGCCGGACGCCCGGCAGTCCTCCCAGCGGCATATAGCCGAGCCGGTCGAAGCAATGGAAGGTGTCGTAATCCAACGCGCCGGTTCCCTCCCCGATAATGATCTCCAAGTCTTCACGCCAGTCCCTCAGATAGCGCACCAGCGCCGTGATCAGGTCGGCGGGAGTGGTGATCGGCGGCTGTAGCGCCTCCACCATGTTTGGTTTGATCAACACCCGGCTCCGGCCGGCCAGGGCCTCGACCAGGCCGGCGGCGTCAAGCAACGGCGGTAGCACCTCCGACCAGGGGCCTGATGGCCCGCACCAGACCACCCCTTTAGGCTTGTTCATGGCCGATCTGCTCCAGGGGTGGATTCTCCAGGGATTGCAGCAGTCCGGTAAGCAACACCCAGCGGCCGAGTGACTCCAGGTGGCAGGGGAAGCTGGCGGTGAATAGCGGGTTGGCGCAAAGCCCGCCGGAGAGGTAGAGGCGTTTCGGCCGGCCGGCGAACTGGTAGGCGTTGAGGGCGATGCCTTTGACGAACCGGGCGACTGCCTCGGCCTCGTTGAGGCCGTTGATCACCGCGTCGAAAATATGGCTCATTCCGAGCACCCCACAGGTCACGGAGAAGGAAGAGGCGGGAACTTGCAGTAAAGAAAAATCGAGATCGTAGTAGCGCTCCAGCAGTTCAATGGTGAAGCCCATCGAGGCGCCGCACTCGGCATTCCAGCCCATGTCCTTAACGGCGCCGTTTTCGTAGCGAACGAACTTGATGTCTCGGCTGCCGCAGTCGAGCAAGGTGAATGAGTCCTCCGCGATCAGCCGCCTGCCGCCGCGGGCCAAGGCGGTCAACTCGTTGACCGAGATGGCGGCAAAACGCTTGGCGTTATGGCCGGTGGCCAGATCGACCCGCAGGGTGCGGTCGATATCCTTGGTTCGAATGACACGAGGGGTCCCGATGTCGGTGTCGAGCAGCTTGCAATAGGACGTGCCGAAATCAGCGAGCAGCATCGAAAACTCCCGATAATTCAAGAAAGGCCTGGATCTTCGCCTTAACGCTGCTGCTGACGGTGACGTCACAGTCGACATAAAGCGCCTGCGGATGGCGTTGAGCCAGGTGCCGGGCCAGGGCGGTCTTGGCGCAAAATGACTGGGCGAAGAAGACGGTGGGAACACGGTGATTACAGTGCTCTTCCAAGGCTAGATTATCCGGTGTCTTGTTTTCCATGCAGCGGCTCCAGCCGTACACGTGGGTGGTGTCCGGGAACAGCGACAGCAGCGAAAAATCGCGCGGCGGCACACCCCAGAAGCCGGCGGTAGGCGGACACGGCGGATACGGCTCATGGGGGTTCGGATCGGTGACTGAAGCGGTTATCGCCGCCAACTTATCCACAAGCCCCATGCGAGTGCGGCTGACCGGGGTGCCGAAATCGACCCGGTCCTGGTTTCTGGTCCTGATAACGGCCGTGGCCGGCAGGGAGTCCTCAAGGATGGTGGCGGTATGGAGGGCGCAATCACATTTACCCGGACCCACGTCGATATAGATGGCGTCCAGATCGAGCGATACGGCGTTGATCACCACCGTGCGCAAAATGGCGCAGTAGACCGCCGGCAAAAAGGGAGAGGCCGCCTCGATACTGGTCTGCACGATCGGCTCGTCCAAATCGAAGATGAGCGCCTTCTCCCGTCGCAGTCTGTCGATGACCTCCAGCGGCGGGACCCCGACAATACCGACTCTCTGCCGGTTGCTTTCCATCTGTTTCCTGCTAACTATCTAGCTTCCTCAGAAGATATACGCCAATGGCGGAAAAGACGAGATGAACGGCAACCGCAGCCGACAACGGTGGCAGATAGCCGGCCTTGGCGAACGTCTGCAGCGCCCCCCAGATGCCCCAGGCGGCGAATGCCATGAAACAGCTGATGGGAATGGCGATGGAGAGGTCTTTTCCCCACTTCTGATAAGAAAACATAAGGATCGGTAGGCCCAGGAGCAAGAGGGGCAGGCCGAGCAGCAGATAGGAGAGGCGGCTGTATGCTTCGACCCGGGCCTCGAGCCGTTCCGATACGGTCTCCTTTCTGCCGATGTCGAAAAACAAGTCGGTCAGCGACTGTTCCGCCGACTCGTATTCCGGAATGAGAAAATCTTCAGGGTCTTCGGGGAACTCGTAGTCGATCAAGCGGTACGAGCGGACGTGAAATGCCCCGTCTTCCTTGGTGGTGATCTGGCCCTCTTTCAGTATCCATCGGGGCGGTACCCAGTCGGCGAAGGAGGCCACCACCATCGATTTGACGTTGTAGTTCTCGTCCCAGGTCGAGTAGGAAAAATCCTTGAAGATCATCTTCTCCTTGACCGGCCATTGAAAGGAGTAGAAACCCTCCTTGCCTTTGTAGTAGTAGCGGCCGTTGCGGAAGATGCCAAGGGGGACTTTGCCGCGCACCTGCTCGTGCCAGATGTCGTTGGTGGTGGCGATGGTCTTGGGCAGTATGGTCTGGGCCGCGGTGAGAAAGAGACCGGCGGCGATCAGGGAGCCGATCAGGATCGGTCGGATGATCCGGCGCAGCGGGATGCCGGTGGCCTTCAGGGCGAGCAGTTCGTTGTTGTGGTTGAGCAATCCGAGTGTTACCACTCCGGAGAGCAGGATGAGGATGGGACTGAGTTGGTCGATGATAAACGGGATATTGAGCAGGAAAAATTGGACGACCAGCGATGCCGGCTTTCCTGCATCGATAAAATGATCGTATTTCTCAAAAAAGTCGATCAGCAGGTAAAGTGCCGCGAAACCGACGGTCAGCGTTAGGAAGTGTCTGGTGTACTGGGCCAGAAGATAGCGGGTAAGCAGGTGCATGCGGCTGAGTGATCAATAGGGGCGGAGAATCTGGCTGGCGACCAGAAATCCAGCAGCGGTGAGGGCGATCCCGAATCCGTTGCTCAGTAAGATATACCACACGGCCACCATTGTCTCGCCGGATTTGAACAGTTGCACGCTTTCCCGGGAAAAAGTCGAAAAGGTGGTGAAGCCACCGAGTATTCCGGTGAAAATGAAAAGCCGAAACTCGTTGCTCAGCGGGATTCTCTCGAAATACCCCCAGAGCAGACCGATGATCAGGCAGCCCAGCAGGTTGGCGACCAGCGTCTCAAAGGGGAAGTTCGAACGGGAATAGCGTTCCACCAGGAGCGCGGTCAGGTATCGCCCCATTGAACCGAGCGCGCCGCCGAGGGCTACCGCAAAAAGTTTGGTCATGACAAAAACAGTGCCGACTTCTCTGCTTCGGACCGGCAGAAAAGAGTATCGTGGATGATTGAAACCCCTTGCATTTTCTGCACCTCTACCTACCATTTCGTCAGGTAGTCCGTCAAGGCAAAGCGGCTCCCGAGGTTGGCCGTCACGGCGATCAGGCCGAAGAGCAGCGTTTGGAAGCGAGCCCCTACGCTGGATCTTTTAGCCGTGACGCTAAAAAAGTACGCTCAACCCGGATGAACCGGATTATTTTCTGCCGGATCCGGTAGAAGAGGCTATAAGTCTAAATATAACAAGAAGATATTTGGTTTGCCCTTGATTCCGGCGACCATTTGCACTAAGATTGATGTCGATTTGCAGTAGCTGTCCGACGTGTGTGTCTGCAGGTAGAGCTGCAGGTAGGGTGTTGGGCAGCTTTTCTGTCTCGTATCGGCGAACAACTGGCGAGGCTTTCATAAGCAGGAGGTGGCTGACGGGTACCTTCAAACAGCCCTCTGTTTGATTGATAGAGCAGAGGGATCAGATCAGGCGCGACATCGCCACCGATGTTGAGCCTGCCGGTCCGGTGGGATGAGTGTGGTCCCGACGGTAAACGGACCGGTGGTCCGGTCATCAATTTCCCACTATGCCAAAAAAACGCAAAACGAACGGCCTGCAAGTCTGCGAGCAGTCCTATAAAAAAACGGCCAAGAACCGACTTCAAGAATTTTGGGCTGTTTTTGCCAAAGACGATACCGTTCTCGTCGTGATCAACGCCGACCCGGATGCCCTGGCCTGCGCTATGGCCATCAAACGGTTGCTGCGCTATCGGATCAAGAGCCTCACGGTTGCCCATCCCAACGAGATCAGCCGTCTCAACAACGTGGAGATGGTGGAGCGGCTCCGTATCCCGCTGGAACGGTTGGGCAACGTCAAGGTTTCTGAATTCTCCAAAAAAGTCCTGGTGGATTCACAACCCAACCATCTGCCGGTCTTTGAGAAGATCAAGTTTGATGTGATCATCGATCATCATCCGGTCACTCAGCAATGGGATGCGGCTTACGTGGACATTCGCCCCGATTACGGAGCCGCCTCGTCGATGCTGGTGGAGTATCTGCGGGCCGCCAACATGAAGCCGTCCACGGCCTTGGCCACGGCGCTGTTCTACGGCATCAAGGTGGACACCCAGGACTTCGAGAAGGAGGCTCGACTGGCGGACGGTATCTCCTTTCGCTACCTCTTCGACCTGGCCAATCGCAACCTGGTGCGTAAGTTCGAGCTCACCGACCTGCGCCGCAGCGAACTGAAGTATTTCAGCACCGCCCTCAACGAACTGCAGTATTCCAAGGGCAAGCTCTATGCCCATATCGGCAAGGTCCGCAGCCCCGACATCCTGGTGATCATTGCCGATTTCCTCAACCACGTATCGGATATCGATTGGGTTTTGGTATCCGGCATCCACAACGACAAGTTGGTGGTGATCTTCCGCTGCGACGGCTACCGCAAAAGTGCCGGCAAATTGGCGGCCCAGGTGTTCGGCCAGATCGGATCGGCCGGCGGCCACAAAGGGGCGGCACGGGCGGAAATTCCATTGAAAGCGCTGGCGATGACCGAGTATGATATCAATACCCAGACGCTGAAGCGCTTGACCATGCGCCACTTGAAATAGCGGCATTCCGGCAGCGAGATCCTTCCGGAGAACAGGCTCGAGCGTGGCGAAACGGCCGGTTCTCCGGCTTGAACCAGAGTTGAGCGGGGTGTCGTGATGCTGAGACCCACAACCTTGGCGATGATCCTGGCCGGGGGCCGGGCCGACGAGTTGAACGTCCTCACCTATTATCGGCCGAAGTCGGCGGTCCCGTTCGGTGGATTTGTGCGGGTGATCGACTTTGCTCTCTCCAACCTGATGAATTCGGGGATTGAGAACATCGCGATCCTCAGTCAGTACCGTAGTTATTCCCTGATCAACCATATCGGCACCGGCGCCGCCTGGGATATGATCGGTCGGTATCGCGGCATCTCCATCCTGCCGCCGTTTATCGATTCCCAGCAGAATGACTGGTATCGCGGCTCTGCCGATGCCGTCTTCAAAAACCTCGATTTTATCCGTTATCATGCCCCGGAAGAGATCCTGATCCTCTCCGGTGACCATATCTACCAGATGGATTATCAGGATGTGATTGATTACCATCACAAAAAGCAGGCCGATCTAACCGTTGTGTGCAAGAAAGTGGCCCGGCAGCGAGCTTCCCGGTTCGGCATGGCCGCTATCGATGATGAGGACGGACAGCGCGGTGGCCGGGTAATCAACTATCAGGAGAAGACCGAGCGGCCGGAAGGAGAATGGTCGTCGCTGACGGTGCTCTGCTTCCGGCCCGAGACCCTCTATCAGGCTCTTGCGGAAAACCAGGCGGACACCTCCTTCGAGTTCGGCCGGGATATCATCCCCCGCCTGATGAGCCAGGGCAAGCGCATCTATGGTTATAAGTTTCACGGCTATTGGGGGTACACCCGGACCATCACCGAGTACTGGCAAGCCAACATGGACCTGCTCGGCGACGATCCGCAGATCGACCTGGAGCAGTGGGGCGTACGCACCAATCTTGATCACCGCAACCTGCGCGGTCATCAGCCGGCCCTCTTCGGCGCCCAGGCGAAGATCAGCAACAGCTTGGTTTACAACGGCTGCTTGATCGACGGGACGGTACGCAATTCCATCGTCTTCCCCGGGGTTTCCATCGGTCCCGGTGCCGTGGTTGAAGATTCCGTGATTTTTTTCAACAACAGCATCGGCCGGGAGTGTAGGATCCGCAAGACTATTTCCGACGTCAATACCTCCTTCGATGCCGGTGTTCGGATCGGCCAGGAGCCGGAAGGGTCGGGCGAGCAGATCAGCGTCGTCGGCTGGAACAATCAGGTTCCTCCGGGGACGTCCATCGGTCCGGGCGCGACAATCTCGCCCAGTCTGGACGCCACCAAGTGGCCCGCACATGTCGAGGCAGGGAGGGTGCTCTCATGAGAAGAAAAGCCAGTGAAGCCCTCGTCCTGCTGCTTGCCGGCGGCGTCGGTAGCCGGCTCAACCTGCTGGTGGAGACCCGGGCCAAGCCGGCGGTCACTTTCGGCGGGCTCTACCGAATCATCGACTTCAGTCTGAGCAACGTCATGAATTCCGGTCTCAACCGGGTCGGCGTACTCACCCAATACAAACCGCTGTCGCTGATGGGCCATATCGGCACCGGCGACGCTTGGGACTTCACCGGTCGCAGCCGTTTCGTCAAGATCCTGCCGCCACGTACCGGCATGAAAGACTCCGACTGGTATCAAGGTACCGCCGACGCCATCCGGCGCAATATCGATTTCATCGAATCAAATCCTACCGATGAGGTGCTTATCCTCTCCGGCGACCATATCTATCATATGGATTTTGCAGCGATGATCGAATATCACCGGTCCAAAAAGGCCGATGTCACGGTTGGCATGATGGTGGTGCCGAAGAGCCAAATCCATCAGTTCGGTGCCGGTATCACCAACCAGGACAACCGTATCGTCGATTGGGAGGAGAAACCGGCGGTGCCGCGCACCAACCTCGCCTCCATGGGCATCTATGTGTTCGATCAGAAATATCTGCTCAAAACCCTGGCCAGAGACAAAAACGAAATTGATTTCGGCATGCACATCCTGCCCTGGGCCATCGACAACGATAGCGTTTTTGCCTATCCGTTCTACGGTTACTGGCGCGACGTGGGAACCATCCAGGCTTACTGGGAAGCGAATATGGATCTGCTCAAGCCGGAGAGTGGCATCTCCCCCGAGGCGTGGCAGATCTGCACCAACGTCGAAGCGGAAGGGCGCGGTGCCGACCGTCCGGCCACACGTTATCTGGACGGAGCCGATGTCCGTAACTCGCTTGTTTCGGCCGGCTGTGTCATCAATGGCCAGGTGATCAATTCAGTGCTGTCGCCGGGAGTGGTGGTGGAAAGAGGGGCCGTGGTGAAGGATTCGATCATCTTTCGTGATTGCCGGATAGAAGAAAACGCCACGCTCGATCTGATCATTTCCGACAAGCTGACCTGTTTCGGAGCCGGCTGTAAGGTCGGCATCGGCACTCATCACGACATTGCCAACCGCCTCTACCCGAAACACCTCTACACCGGTATAAGTCTTGTTGGAGAGTTTGCCCGAATTCCAGAACGCATGAGAATCGGTCGCAACTGCATTGTCCGCTGCAACGCCACACCGGATCTTTTTACCGCGCCGGTCCTGCAGGATGGGGAGTCGATTTGAGGCGGTTCGGTTCGGTCGGTGGCGGCTGCGGCGAAGGTTTCAGGACCGGAAGCAGGACAGTTGAGAGCATTGCGGCAGACGAACTGCCGAAGAACACGGTTCAGCCTCAGTAATTCTCGCCTGGATGTGGCATACGTCTGAACATATCACATGTCAAGAGCGATTGCCCTGGTGTTGGCGATGTGGGTTTTCAAGGCGTGTACCGCCCCATTAAGGTCCTTTTTCCTGATGTTGTCCAAAATCTGTTCATGTTCCGCACAGGCCTTTTCCAGACGTCCGGCCTGTTGTGCCGACGGGATATACAGCAACCTGACAAAATTATAGATGCTGTCAAACGTTCGGGAGACCATCTTTCGTTCGCAGAGTTCAACGATATGCTTGTGAAAGAGGATGTCGCTCTCGATAAATTGCCTGTAATTATCGCTCGCTAAGACTTTTTCATTGAGTTTTTGGAACTTGTCGACCGGGAATAGAGCAAAATTTTCTCCCGAATTTTCCAAGGCATAGGTTTCGATGAGGAGCCGCAGGTCGTAAACTGCTTCAATGTCGGAACGCTCCAGGGTAACGACCCGATAACTGCTTCTGGGGCTTGACTGTATAAGGCCTTCCTGCTCCAGCTTATTGAGAGCCTCTCTGATTGGGGTAATACTCAACTCGATGGTTCTGGCCATCTCGTCGATGATGATTCTGTCACCTTGAAGGAGTCTGCCTGAGAATATCATACCCTTGATTTCTTCGTAGGCAATGTCTCTCAGGCTCTGATGTTTTCTTCTCGCTGTCATAACCGAAATGGGATTTGTTAAGGTTGGTGGATATCGGGGCGGTTATCACGGTCGTTTACAAGCTATTAGTTCGTTCGCAAAATAACGTTACGCTTAAGCGGTGGCAATTTCTTCCATTTTATACCGCCACCGGAAGACCACGGGGTCCTTGTTGATTTCCTCGATCCCCTGGTAAATACGCCCCACGAGTTCTTGCTTTGAATCAACGCGGATATGGCGGAGAAAGGATCGGGCAATCTTGCTGAAAAACGATTCGATCAGGTTGAGCCAGGAGCCATGTTTCGGTGTGAAAACAAAATGAAACCGGTTCGGTCGTGACTGAAGATATCGTTGCGTTTCTTTTGACACATGAGCAGAATGGTTATCCAAAACAATCCTGATTACCCAGTCTTCCGGGTACCTGCCATCAATCAGATCAAGAAACTCAACAAACTCGCGACTCCGATGGCGGTCTTTGACCAGTGCATGAACCCTGCCGGTATGGAGATCAATACCGCCGAGCAAGGAGACGGTGCCCAAGCGTTTGTATTCATAATCACGGCCGATGGTCGAGTGCTTTCCCGGCACCGGTCGGAGTTGGGCAGCAATATTTTTGATGGCTTGAATGCCCGGTTTCTCGTCGTATGACACGGTGGTTGATTCCCGATTCTGGGTACTGTCAGGAGACTGATTGATCATTTCCACGTCCTTGTAGACACAGAGGACGTCGATCATTTTCTCCTCAAACTGAGGGTCCCG encodes the following:
- a CDS encoding glucose-1-phosphate adenylyltransferase family protein is translated as MRRKASEALVLLLAGGVGSRLNLLVETRAKPAVTFGGLYRIIDFSLSNVMNSGLNRVGVLTQYKPLSLMGHIGTGDAWDFTGRSRFVKILPPRTGMKDSDWYQGTADAIRRNIDFIESNPTDEVLILSGDHIYHMDFAAMIEYHRSKKADVTVGMMVVPKSQIHQFGAGITNQDNRIVDWEEKPAVPRTNLASMGIYVFDQKYLLKTLARDKNEIDFGMHILPWAIDNDSVFAYPFYGYWRDVGTIQAYWEANMDLLKPESGISPEAWQICTNVEAEGRGADRPATRYLDGADVRNSLVSAGCVINGQVINSVLSPGVVVERGAVVKDSIIFRDCRIEENATLDLIISDKLTCFGAGCKVGIGTHHDIANRLYPKHLYTGISLVGEFARIPERMRIGRNCIVRCNATPDLFTAPVLQDGESI
- a CDS encoding FKBP-type peptidyl-prolyl cis-trans isomerase, translated to MKKLITSLACGLLLVPIAFTGSVVAADDQPLQTQKDKISYSMGLDLGNYLNGLGDKIDLQVLQQGLEDGYHQAEPKMSQEEIAAAQQEFATIMKAEQEANLAQIKEKNAAAGQAFLDENKKNNEVTVTESGLQYQVIKAGEGDKPQATDKVKVDYVGTLIDGTEFDSSVKRGEPAVFTVNQVIPGWSEILQLMTVGSKYRVVIPADLAYGERGAAPVIEPNSVLIFDIELLGIEQP
- a CDS encoding RelA/SpoT family protein; this encodes MPHTSAIHPGGLKLLAANYLHDVDLSPIDRAWELAVKVHGGSKHFSGEPYLIHALEVASTLASMHLDLDTILSGLLHGVLKNGVEFEELEEQFGADVAYIVGGTTKITSVQYNNTLTSQAENVRRMLLAMAKDIRVLLVRLIDRLQDMLLLDLVSRDRQLEVARETMDLFAPLAGRLGIDWLKRQLEDFSFKFLYPAEYEDLNERLESSLEERQRYVDETIAVLYAKLREGNVAPLRILGRPKHLYSIYKKLVAQNIPLERVYDKVAFRIIVETVKECYEALGIIHASWAPVPGRIKDFISVPKANNYQSMHTTVVGPREHFIEIQIRTEEMDRVAQEGVAAHWAYKEGQKVDDRDAKLFRELKKLVTSLQDVEDSREFLESLRGELHDPEVFALTPNGEVKELPARSCPIDFAYAVHTEVGNHCAGAKVNGRLVPLKYELQNGDIVEIITSPNQRPRRGWLDMVKTSRARARIRSWLRREENEKALALGRELCERELKKHDMTLKRMVKSGHIKLLLKTLRCNSLDDMLIKVGSGAITIQSLIKALNPPEMRQEAEAAVEQMTPEELAASMVTQQRGIVKGGSAICIDGIDDLLAKVSQCCNPVPGDPIVGFITTGRGVSVHKSDCPNLLSSDPKRWIQVYWNNPESQHFRAEIQVITENTKGIFVDISSAVGSDQATIVEIAAHKTPADTVEFSIALEIRDLEHLQLLLKHLRQMDTVISARRV
- a CDS encoding ATPase, yielding MLLADFGTSYCKLLDTDIGTPRVIRTKDIDRTLRVDLATGHNAKRFAAISVNELTALARGGRRLIAEDSFTLLDCGSRDIKFVRYENGAVKDMGWNAECGASMGFTIELLERYYDLDFSLLQVPASSFSVTCGVLGMSHIFDAVINGLNEAEAVARFVKGIALNAYQFAGRPKRLYLSGGLCANPLFTASFPCHLESLGRWVLLTGLLQSLENPPLEQIGHEQA
- the crcB gene encoding fluoride efflux transporter CrcB; the encoded protein is MTKLFAVALGGALGSMGRYLTALLVERYSRSNFPFETLVANLLGCLIIGLLWGYFERIPLSNEFRLFIFTGILGGFTTFSTFSRESVQLFKSGETMVAVWYILLSNGFGIALTAAGFLVASQILRPY
- a CDS encoding glucose-1-phosphate adenylyltransferase family protein; amino-acid sequence: MLRPTTLAMILAGGRADELNVLTYYRPKSAVPFGGFVRVIDFALSNLMNSGIENIAILSQYRSYSLINHIGTGAAWDMIGRYRGISILPPFIDSQQNDWYRGSADAVFKNLDFIRYHAPEEILILSGDHIYQMDYQDVIDYHHKKQADLTVVCKKVARQRASRFGMAAIDDEDGQRGGRVINYQEKTERPEGEWSSLTVLCFRPETLYQALAENQADTSFEFGRDIIPRLMSQGKRIYGYKFHGYWGYTRTITEYWQANMDLLGDDPQIDLEQWGVRTNLDHRNLRGHQPALFGAQAKISNSLVYNGCLIDGTVRNSIVFPGVSIGPGAVVEDSVIFFNNSIGRECRIRKTISDVNTSFDAGVRIGQEPEGSGEQISVVGWNNQVPPGTSIGPGATISPSLDATKWPAHVEAGRVLS
- a CDS encoding DHH family phosphoesterase, encoding MPKKRKTNGLQVCEQSYKKTAKNRLQEFWAVFAKDDTVLVVINADPDALACAMAIKRLLRYRIKSLTVAHPNEISRLNNVEMVERLRIPLERLGNVKVSEFSKKVLVDSQPNHLPVFEKIKFDVIIDHHPVTQQWDAAYVDIRPDYGAASSMLVEYLRAANMKPSTALATALFYGIKVDTQDFEKEARLADGISFRYLFDLANRNLVRKFELTDLRRSELKYFSTALNELQYSKGKLYAHIGKVRSPDILVIIADFLNHVSDIDWVLVSGIHNDKLVVIFRCDGYRKSAGKLAAQVFGQIGSAGGHKGAARAEIPLKALAMTEYDINTQTLKRLTMRHLK
- a CDS encoding DUF362 domain-containing protein, producing MNKPKGVVWCGPSGPWSEVLPPLLDAAGLVEALAGRSRVLIKPNMVEALQPPITTPADLITALVRYLRDWREDLEIIIGEGTGALDYDTFHCFDRLGYMPLGGLPGVRLVDLNREPCIRMSNPECSRWPDMYLPRMVLETFLISVPVLKAHSLSGVTLTMKNMMGCAPPSRYQEGGWGKSAFHRRIQQAVFDLNRYRTPDFSILDASVGMARAHLWGPTCQPPVSKLAAGYDPVALDSFGTALLHRDWRDIGHIAMAHQVLGEAEHLDIRAANITASP
- a CDS encoding LptF/LptG family permease: MHLLTRYLLAQYTRHFLTLTVGFAALYLLIDFFEKYDHFIDAGKPASLVVQFFLLNIPFIIDQLSPILILLSGVVTLGLLNHNNELLALKATGIPLRRIIRPILIGSLIAAGLFLTAAQTILPKTIATTNDIWHEQVRGKVPLGIFRNGRYYYKGKEGFYSFQWPVKEKMIFKDFSYSTWDENYNVKSMVVASFADWVPPRWILKEGQITTKEDGAFHVRSYRLIDYEFPEDPEDFLIPEYESAEQSLTDLFFDIGRKETVSERLEARVEAYSRLSYLLLGLPLLLLGLPILMFSYQKWGKDLSIAIPISCFMAFAAWGIWGALQTFAKAGYLPPLSAAVAVHLVFSAIGVYLLRKLDS